The proteins below come from a single Rosa rugosa chromosome 2, drRosRugo1.1, whole genome shotgun sequence genomic window:
- the LOC133728334 gene encoding (E,E)-alpha-farnesene synthase-like isoform X2 produces the protein MDCGMHLHNHQADEQQILQWQTKSEPPSSVRDQRRSANYKPNIWKYDFLESLNSKFDGECYRIQIQKLIEDVKDLFGECKELGLLAKLELIDSIQKLGLNSYFEKEIKETLDTIASVELKNNSNPFISSEGDLYATALLFKILRQHGYKVSQDEIGTLKKSTFGDVKGMLELLEASNLVLEGENILDEAKAFLMVTLRDTNTMCDDIDRCISKHVAYALKLSSQRRVQWFNVKWHIKAYGEDNTKQANMTTLLELAKLNFNMVQATLQKELREASKWWNNLGLTKNLDFARDRMVECFMCAVGLAFEPQYKSFRKSLTKVINLILIIDDVYDVYGSLEELNHFTKAVERWDVRETEQLPECMKICFQVLYNTTCEIAYEIEEEKGRNQVLPHLRKVWTDFCKALLVEAEWYNKAYTPSFEEYLSNGWISSSASLIFTHAFFATTHEKRMDQFLHKNEDLVYNISLILRLLNDLGTSAAEQERGDAASSILCYMREVNASEEIARKHIKDMIDNAWKKINEKCFTQVPEISSFINITTNIARVGHNLYQDGDGFGDQEQGTRGHIQSLLVEPLS, from the exons ATGGATTGTGGTATGCACTTGCATAACCATCAAGCTGATGAGCAACAGATACTGCAATGGCAGACAAAATCCGAACCCCCTTCCTCGGTACGTGATCAAAGACGATCTGCCAATTACAAGCCGAATATTTGGAAGTATGATTTCCTTGAATCTCTTAACAGCAAATTTGAT GGAGAATGTTATCGAATTCAGATTCAGAAGCTAATAGAAGATGTTAAGGATTTGTTTGGTGAATGTAAGGAATTGGGTTTACTAGCTAAGTTGGAGCTGATTGACAGCATCCAAAAACTAGGCCTGAACAGCTACTTTGAGAAGGAAATCAAGGAAACCCTAGACACCATAGCATCTGTCGAACTGAAAAACAACAGCAATCCTTTCATTAGTTCAGAGGGTGATCTCTACGCTACTGCACTACTCTTTAAGATTCTGAGGCAGCATGGTTATAAAGTTTCACAAG ACGAAATTGGTACATTAAAGAAGAGCACATTTGGGGATGTGAAAGGAATGCTCGAACTTTTGGAGGCCTCAAACTTAGTTTTAGAAGGTGAAAACATCTTAGATGAGGCTAAAGCTTTCTTAATGGTCACTCTCAGAGATACCAATACCATGTGTGATGATATAGACCGTTGCATTTCCAAGCATGTGGCCTATGCCTTGAAGCTTTCATCACAAAGGAGAGTCCAGTGGTTTAATGTGAAATGGCACATCAAAGCCTACGGGGAAGACAATACGAAGCAAGCCAACATGACCACTTTACTTGAACTGGCTAAACTTAACTTCAACATGGTTCAAGCCACACTCCAAAAAGAACTAAGGGAAGCATCCAA GTGGTGGAACAATCTGGGTCTCACAAAGAACTTGGACTTTGCAAGAGATAGAATGGTCGAATGTTTCATGTGTGCTGTGGGATTAGCTTTCGAGCCTCAGTACAAGTCTTTTAGAAAATCGCTGACTAAAGTTATCAATTTGATACTTATCATAGATGACGTTTATGATGTTTATGGCTCGTTGGAAGAGCTAAATCACTTCACCAAAGCTGTTGAAAG GTGGGATGTTAGGGAAACTGAGCAGCTTCCGGAGTGTATGAAGATCTGTTTCCAAGTACTTTACAACACGACTTGTGAAATTGCTTACGAAATCGAGGAGGAGAAGGGTCGGAACCAAGTATTACCTCATCTGCGCAAAGTG TGGACAGATTTTTGTAAAGCGTTATTGGTGGAGGCAGAGTGGTACAATAAGGCCTACACACCGTCCTTTGAAGAGTACCTTAGCAATGGTTGGATTTCATCATCTGCTTCGCTGATTTTCACTCATGCATTCTTCGCCACAACACATGAGAAGAGAATGGATCAATTTCTACACAAGAATGAAGATCTCGTGTACAATATCTCTTTGATACTTCGACTCTTAAATGATCTGGGAACTTCTGCG GCTGAGCAAGAGAGAGGCGATGCTGCTTCATCAATCCTATGCTACATGAGAGAAGTGAATGCTTCAGAAGAAATAGCTCGAAAGCACATCAAAGACATGATAGACAATGCAtggaagaaaataaatgaaaaatgcTTCACTCAAGTTCCAGAAATTTCTTCATTCATCAACATTACCACAAATATAGCTCGAGTTGGTCACAACCTTTATCAAGATGGAGATGGATTTGGTGATCAAGAGCAAGGGACTCGGGGACATATCCAATCTTTACTAGTTGAACCGCTTTCTTAA
- the LOC133730011 gene encoding zinc finger BED domain-containing protein RICESLEEPER 2-like, translating into MNENVEANTKIVKDLLYDLYKVYEEEGRESGVSEVVGSQVSSEGTSSSSKGLTELEKRLKEKEQRRRAMKAGIVNNDVDRYLGDSIEGDGEGFDLLNWWRVNGVCKYPILARIARDVLAIPVSTIASESSFSTSGRIIDPYRSSLSPRMVEALICTQNWLRSENVYLHHMPTVEEMELCEEAEREMLKMPCGAAVGSSRSGMLPPKSKKASLRA; encoded by the exons ATGAATGAAAATGTGGAAGCTAACACAAAGATTGTGAAGGATCTCTTGTATGACCTTTACAAAGTGTATGAGGAAGAGGGAAGGGAAAGTGGTGTTAGTGAGGTTGTGGGTTCTCAAGTATCAAGTGAGGGGACATCTAGTTCAAGTAAGGGTCTAACGGAGTTAGAAAAGAGATTGAAAGAGAAGGAGCAAAGGAGAAGAGCTATGAAAGCCGGGATCGTAAACAACGATGTGGATAGATATCTTGGAGATTCTATTGAAGGAGATGGTGAAGGCTTTGATTTGTTGAATTGGTGGAGGGTAAATGGAGTTTGTAAATATCCTATATTGGCCCGCATTGCAAGGGATGTTCTAGCCATTCCGGTGTCAACCATAGCTTCAGAATCTTCCTTTAGCACGAGTGGGAGGATTATTGATCCATACCGTAGCTCCCTAAGTCCTAGAATGGTGGAGGCTTTGATATGTACACAAAATTGGCTTAGGAGTGAAAATGTGTATCTACATCATATGCCTACTGTTGAGGAGATGGAGTTGTGTGAAGAAGCGGAAAGAG AGATGCTTAAGAtgccatgtggagctgcagtgGGGAGTAGTCGGAGCGGAATGTTACCTCCGAAGTCGAAGAAGGCGTCTTTACGAGCTTGA
- the LOC133728337 gene encoding ribosome-recycling factor, chloroplastic-like yields MNGVSELGLVNKKNAEECSKTKFYQTPSNSICPRRTVIRPRPSLPLLLPRLLPQALLATHLASPLLAHLGGVPDSDSWQLGPPLPLANPNVIERIAQVFAFHGDPATPARSILQPKLNPPKALLSIRDSYGGARVWKKCQPSAVNMCSWSSAASYVTPPGGVAKFSGNPIVVKEQLLQKRAGTVRGATIEEIEAEKSVIEKDAKGRMEKTIETVRSNFNSIRTGRASPAMLGKIEVDYYGSPVGLKSLAQISSPDGTSLLLSPYDKSSLKSIEKAIVASDLGMDSK; encoded by the exons ATGAACGGCGTTAGTGAATTGGGGTTAGTGAACAAGAAAAATGCGGAAGAATGCAGTAAAACAAAGTTTTACCAAACACCTTCGAATTCTATCTGCCCTAGAAGAACAGTCATTCGCCCTCGACCTTCTCTCCCACTCCTGCTTCCTCGGCTTCTTCCTCAAGCGCTCTTAGCGACGCACCTCGCCTCTCCACTTCTCGCGCATCTCGGCGGAGTTCCCGACTCCGATTCGTGGCAGCTCGGTCCTCCTCTCCCTCTCGCTAACCCCAATGTCATAGAAAG AATAGCACAAGTCTTCGCCTTTCATGGCGACCCTGCGACTCCTGCACGGTCCATCCTCCAACCGAAGCTAAACCCTCCCAAAGCCCTCCTCTCCATTCGAG attctTATGGCGGTGCACGGGTTTGGAAGAAATGCCAGCCCAGTGCTGTTAATATGTGCTCGTGGAGCTCAGCTGCTAGTTATGTGACACCTCCTGGTGGCGTTGCTAAGTTTTCTGGCAATCCCATTGTCGTGAAGGAGCAATTGTTGCAAAAGAG AGCTGGAACTGTAAGGGGTGCTACTATTGAAGAAATAGAAGCGGAGAAGTCTGTGATTGAAAAAGATGCT AAAGGCAGGATGGAAAAGACTATTGAAACGGTACGATCCAATTTCAATTCTATTCGGACAGGGAGAGCAAGCCCAGCCATGCTGGGCAAGATTGAG GTTGACTATTATGGAAGTCCAGTTGGCTTGAAGAGCCTTGCTCAAATTAGTTCTCCTGATGGAACTTCCCTATTGCTTTCGCCATACGACAAATCCAG CTTAAAGTCTATTGAGAAGGCCATAGTTGCCTCTGATCTTGGCATGGACTCCAAATAA
- the LOC133728334 gene encoding (E,E)-alpha-farnesene synthase-like isoform X1 produces the protein MDCGMHLHNHQADEQQILQWQTKSEPPSSVRDQRRSANYKPNIWKYDFLESLNSKFDGECYRIQIQKLIEDVKDLFGECKELGLLAKLELIDSIQKLGLNSYFEKEIKETLDTIASVELKNNSNPFISSEGDLYATALLFKILRQHGYKVSQDVFGVFIDEIGTLKKSTFGDVKGMLELLEASNLVLEGENILDEAKAFLMVTLRDTNTMCDDIDRCISKHVAYALKLSSQRRVQWFNVKWHIKAYGEDNTKQANMTTLLELAKLNFNMVQATLQKELREASKWWNNLGLTKNLDFARDRMVECFMCAVGLAFEPQYKSFRKSLTKVINLILIIDDVYDVYGSLEELNHFTKAVERWDVRETEQLPECMKICFQVLYNTTCEIAYEIEEEKGRNQVLPHLRKVWTDFCKALLVEAEWYNKAYTPSFEEYLSNGWISSSASLIFTHAFFATTHEKRMDQFLHKNEDLVYNISLILRLLNDLGTSAAEQERGDAASSILCYMREVNASEEIARKHIKDMIDNAWKKINEKCFTQVPEISSFINITTNIARVGHNLYQDGDGFGDQEQGTRGHIQSLLVEPLS, from the exons ATGGATTGTGGTATGCACTTGCATAACCATCAAGCTGATGAGCAACAGATACTGCAATGGCAGACAAAATCCGAACCCCCTTCCTCGGTACGTGATCAAAGACGATCTGCCAATTACAAGCCGAATATTTGGAAGTATGATTTCCTTGAATCTCTTAACAGCAAATTTGAT GGAGAATGTTATCGAATTCAGATTCAGAAGCTAATAGAAGATGTTAAGGATTTGTTTGGTGAATGTAAGGAATTGGGTTTACTAGCTAAGTTGGAGCTGATTGACAGCATCCAAAAACTAGGCCTGAACAGCTACTTTGAGAAGGAAATCAAGGAAACCCTAGACACCATAGCATCTGTCGAACTGAAAAACAACAGCAATCCTTTCATTAGTTCAGAGGGTGATCTCTACGCTACTGCACTACTCTTTAAGATTCTGAGGCAGCATGGTTATAAAGTTTCACAAG ATGTATTTGGTGTTTTCATAGACGAAATTGGTACATTAAAGAAGAGCACATTTGGGGATGTGAAAGGAATGCTCGAACTTTTGGAGGCCTCAAACTTAGTTTTAGAAGGTGAAAACATCTTAGATGAGGCTAAAGCTTTCTTAATGGTCACTCTCAGAGATACCAATACCATGTGTGATGATATAGACCGTTGCATTTCCAAGCATGTGGCCTATGCCTTGAAGCTTTCATCACAAAGGAGAGTCCAGTGGTTTAATGTGAAATGGCACATCAAAGCCTACGGGGAAGACAATACGAAGCAAGCCAACATGACCACTTTACTTGAACTGGCTAAACTTAACTTCAACATGGTTCAAGCCACACTCCAAAAAGAACTAAGGGAAGCATCCAA GTGGTGGAACAATCTGGGTCTCACAAAGAACTTGGACTTTGCAAGAGATAGAATGGTCGAATGTTTCATGTGTGCTGTGGGATTAGCTTTCGAGCCTCAGTACAAGTCTTTTAGAAAATCGCTGACTAAAGTTATCAATTTGATACTTATCATAGATGACGTTTATGATGTTTATGGCTCGTTGGAAGAGCTAAATCACTTCACCAAAGCTGTTGAAAG GTGGGATGTTAGGGAAACTGAGCAGCTTCCGGAGTGTATGAAGATCTGTTTCCAAGTACTTTACAACACGACTTGTGAAATTGCTTACGAAATCGAGGAGGAGAAGGGTCGGAACCAAGTATTACCTCATCTGCGCAAAGTG TGGACAGATTTTTGTAAAGCGTTATTGGTGGAGGCAGAGTGGTACAATAAGGCCTACACACCGTCCTTTGAAGAGTACCTTAGCAATGGTTGGATTTCATCATCTGCTTCGCTGATTTTCACTCATGCATTCTTCGCCACAACACATGAGAAGAGAATGGATCAATTTCTACACAAGAATGAAGATCTCGTGTACAATATCTCTTTGATACTTCGACTCTTAAATGATCTGGGAACTTCTGCG GCTGAGCAAGAGAGAGGCGATGCTGCTTCATCAATCCTATGCTACATGAGAGAAGTGAATGCTTCAGAAGAAATAGCTCGAAAGCACATCAAAGACATGATAGACAATGCAtggaagaaaataaatgaaaaatgcTTCACTCAAGTTCCAGAAATTTCTTCATTCATCAACATTACCACAAATATAGCTCGAGTTGGTCACAACCTTTATCAAGATGGAGATGGATTTGGTGATCAAGAGCAAGGGACTCGGGGACATATCCAATCTTTACTAGTTGAACCGCTTTCTTAA